A region from the Clostridium beijerinckii genome encodes:
- a CDS encoding ABC transporter — MNIITLDNINKSYSEKILLNNVSLGINDGDKIGLIGMNGAGKSTFLKIVSGREEFFDGNVTKGKNIRIEYLDQNPLFHEDATVLEQIFKGDTKEMKLLKKYEELLDKINSCKKEDFDFLNNELIKIQGQIDSLNLWALESDAKTILTKLGVTNYYEKVGNLSGGQKKRIALAGSLITPCDLLILDEPTNHLDSDSIEWLEDFLNARKGALLMITHDRYFLDRVTNRIIELDRGNIYSYPGNYTAFLEMKIERLQTEQVQEEKKNALIRNELKWVRRGAKARSTKQKARLQRFDDLVNTESINIRDDVDISLVGSRLGKKVVELYDVCKSFGNKTLIKDFNYIFLRNDRVGIIGENGAGKTTLVNLLRGKLPLDSGTIEIGDTVKISCFAQDNTNMDSKLRVIDYVKEGGEFIPVDDGTKISASTMSERFLFDSTMQYTPIEKLSGGERRRLHLLRVLMESPNFLILDEPTNDLDIETLKILEDFLDKFMGVVIVVSHDRYFLDRICNKIFSYEGNGLIKEYNGNYSDFLISKEIEKVQEETNIIEDKSNEEKSKGTKERTKDNKPKFTFKEQKEFETIDEDISKLEEKIETLEKDMAKNSTNYGKLNELMKEKEMAQKELENKYERWEYLNEIAAAIEEYNENK, encoded by the coding sequence ATGAATATAATTACGTTAGATAATATAAATAAAAGCTATAGTGAGAAAATATTATTAAACAATGTATCCCTTGGGATTAATGATGGAGATAAAATTGGGTTAATTGGAATGAATGGTGCAGGTAAATCTACATTTCTAAAAATAGTTTCTGGACGTGAAGAATTCTTTGATGGAAATGTAACTAAAGGCAAGAATATTAGAATTGAATACTTAGATCAAAATCCACTTTTCCATGAAGATGCTACTGTTTTAGAGCAAATATTTAAAGGTGATACTAAAGAAATGAAGCTCCTCAAAAAATATGAAGAGTTATTAGATAAAATTAACTCTTGTAAGAAAGAAGACTTTGATTTCTTAAATAATGAATTGATTAAAATTCAAGGACAAATTGATTCGCTTAATTTATGGGCTTTAGAAAGTGATGCTAAGACTATTTTAACTAAACTTGGAGTAACAAATTATTATGAGAAGGTAGGGAATTTATCCGGTGGGCAAAAAAAGAGAATTGCACTAGCAGGATCCCTTATAACCCCATGCGATCTTCTTATATTAGATGAACCTACTAACCATTTAGATTCAGACTCTATAGAATGGCTTGAAGACTTTTTAAATGCACGTAAAGGTGCACTTTTAATGATTACCCATGATAGATATTTCTTAGATAGAGTTACTAATAGAATTATTGAATTAGATAGAGGAAATATATATTCTTATCCAGGAAACTATACAGCTTTTCTTGAAATGAAAATTGAAAGACTACAAACAGAACAAGTACAAGAAGAAAAGAAAAATGCATTAATAAGAAATGAATTGAAGTGGGTTAGACGTGGTGCAAAAGCTAGAAGTACTAAGCAAAAGGCTAGACTTCAAAGATTTGATGATCTTGTAAATACTGAATCTATAAATATACGAGATGATGTTGATATTTCACTCGTTGGTTCTAGACTTGGTAAAAAAGTCGTTGAATTATATGATGTGTGTAAATCATTTGGAAATAAAACATTAATTAAAGATTTTAATTACATATTTTTGAGAAATGATAGAGTTGGCATTATTGGAGAAAATGGTGCTGGTAAAACAACTTTAGTAAATTTACTTAGAGGAAAGCTTCCTTTAGACAGTGGAACAATCGAAATTGGAGATACTGTTAAAATTAGTTGTTTTGCTCAAGATAATACTAATATGGACTCAAAGCTTAGAGTAATTGACTATGTTAAAGAAGGTGGAGAATTTATTCCTGTAGATGATGGCACAAAAATATCGGCATCAACTATGAGTGAAAGATTTCTATTTGATAGTACAATGCAATATACTCCAATTGAAAAGTTATCTGGTGGAGAAAGACGAAGGTTACATTTACTTAGAGTACTAATGGAATCACCTAATTTCTTAATATTAGATGAACCTACAAATGATTTGGATATTGAAACACTGAAGATTTTGGAAGATTTCTTAGATAAATTCATGGGTGTAGTAATTGTTGTATCACATGATAGATACTTCTTGGATAGGATATGTAATAAAATTTTTTCATATGAAGGAAATGGATTAATTAAGGAGTATAACGGTAACTATAGTGATTTCTTAATTTCAAAAGAAATAGAGAAGGTTCAAGAAGAGACTAATATAATTGAAGATAAATCTAATGAAGAAAAAAGTAAAGGAACTAAAGAAAGAACTAAAGATAATAAACCGAAATTTACTTTTAAAGAACAAAAGGAATTTGAAACTATAGATGAAGATATATCTAAATTAGAAGAGAAAATAGAAACATTAGAAAAAGATATGGCAAAAAATTCTACAAATTATGGTAAGCTTAATGAATTAATGAAAGAAAAAGAAATGGCACAAAAAGAACTAGAAAATAAATATGAAAGATGGGAATATTTAAATGAGATTGCAGCAGCAATTGAAGAATATAATGAAAACAAATAA